A single Carettochelys insculpta isolate YL-2023 chromosome 2, ASM3395843v1, whole genome shotgun sequence DNA region contains:
- the STEAP2 gene encoding metalloreductase STEAP2 — MESISMMGSPKSINETFLPNGVNSIKDASKITIGIIGSGDFAKSLTIRLIKCGYHVVLGSRNPKFAAEFFPHVVDVTHHEDAVAKTNIIFVAIHREHYASLWDLKHLLVGKILVDVSNNTRVDQYPESNAEYLASLFPESLVVKGFNVISAWALQLGPKDASRQVFICGNNVQARHQVIELARQLNFIPVDLGALSSSREIENLPLRLFTLWKGPVVVAVSLATFFFIYSFIRDIVHPYVKNQQSDFYKIPIEIVNKTLPVVAITLLSLVYFSGLLAAAYQLYYGTKYRRLPPWLESWLQCRKQLGLLSFFFATVHVAYSLCLPMRRSERYLFLNMAYQQVHTNVENSWNEEEVWRVEMYISFGIMSLGLLSLLAVTSIPSVNSALNWREFSFIQSTLGYVALLISTFHVLIYGWKRAFEEEYYRFYTPPNFVLALVLPSIVIVGKLILLFPCISKKLRRIRRGWEKSPVMEETGWTVPHLSPERITVM; from the exons ATGGAATCAATCTCTATGATGGGAAGTCCTAAAAGCATCAACGAAACCTTCTTACCAAATGGTGTTAATAGTATCAAGGACGCCAGTAAAATCACAATAGGCATAATTGGAAGTGGAGACTTTGCCAAGTCCCTGACCATTAGGCTTATAAAATGTGGATACCATGTGGTCTTGGGAAGCAGAAATCCTAAATTTGCTGCTGAGTTCTTCCCACATGTGGTTGATGTTACTCATCATGAAGATGCTGTAGCAAAAACtaacatcatttttgttgccatacACAGAGAACATTATGCCTCTTTGTGGGACCTCAAGCACTTACTTGTAGGTAAAATCCTTGTAGATGTGAGCAACAATACGAGGGTGGATCAGTATCCAGAATCCAATGCAGAGTATTTGGCCTCCCTGTTCCCAGAGTCATTGGTTGTCAAAGGATTTAATGTCATCTCAGCATGGGCACTGCAGTTAGGACCAAAGGATGCCAGCAGACAG GTCTTTATATGCGGTAACAATGTTCAGGCTCGCCATCAAGTTATTGAACTTGCCCGACAGCTAAATTTTATTCCTGTTGATTTGGGGGCATTGTCTTCTTCAAGGGAGATTGAAAACTTACCTCTGCGACTGTTCACACTGTGGAAAGGGCCAGTAGTGGTGGCTGTTAGTCTGGCTACTTTTTTTTTCATCTATTCTTTCATCAGAGATATAGTACATCCATATGTGAAAAACCAGCAGAGTGACTTCTACAAGATTCCCATTGAGATTGTGAACAAGACTTTACCAGTTGTTGCTATTACTTTGCTGTCTCTGGTGTATTTCTCAGGACTTCTGGCAGCTGCTTATCAGCTTTATTATGGCACTAAGTATAGGCGACTTCCTCCCTGGCTGGAGAGTTGGTTACAGTGTAGGAAACAGCTTGGACTACTCAGTTTTTTCTTTGCTACAGTGCATGTGGCTTATAGCCTCTGCTTACCTATGAGAAGGTCAGAACGATACTTATTTCTTAATATGGCCTATCAGCAG GTTCATACAAATGTGGAAAATTCTTGGAATGAGGAAGAAGTGTGGCGAGTTGAAATGTATATCTCCTTTGGAATAATGAGTCTTGGCTTGCTTTCTTTATTGGCAGTCACTTCCATCCCTTCAGTAAACAGTGCCCTAAACTGGAGGGAATTCAGCTTTATTCAG tctaCACTGGGATATGTCGCTCTGCTCATAAGTACTTTCCATGTGTTAATTTATGGGTGGAAAAGAGCCTTTGAAGAAGAATACTACAGGTTTTATACACCACCAAACTTTGTTCTTGCCCTTGTTTTGCCTTCTATTGTAATTGTAGGTAAGCTCATTTTACTCTTTCCATGTATAAGCAAGAAACTGCGAAGAATCAGAAGAGGGTGGGAAAAAAGCCCAGTTATGGAAGAAACAGGTTGGACTGTTCCACATCTGTCTCCAGAAAGGATTACAGTGATGTGA